AGGTTCGTGTTTATCAAAAGTCGTTGGAGGATGGCGCTTCGGCGCTCTGTTACCTTAACATGGGAGAGAAGGAATCGACCGTCGCGCTGGACGGATTGGCTGGATATGGTTTGGGTGGAATCCAGCAGGTTCGCGATTTGTGGCAGCAAAAGGATCTAAAGAATGTAGAGGGATCGCTGCGCGCCACGGTGCGTCCGCATGGCGTGATGCTCTACAAGCTCACGCCACGAAGCAGATAATTATGCACAAGACGGAAGCCGACGGCCTGAAACCGCTTAAATATCCTTTCATCCAAATCAATCATCAATCCAATCCATAACCATGAAAACAGCATCCATACTTCTCACCATGTTAACTGTCGCGGCGACGACGGGAATTTCAGCGGAACTGAACCCGTTGTTTCAAAACAACGCCGTGCTGCAATGCGATACCCGCGTGCCGGTCTGGGGCACGGCGCGCGATGGCGAGAAAATCGCCGTGTCGTTTGGCGAACAGAAAGTTTCGACAGTGGCGAAGAACGGCGCGTGGAAAATCTGGCTCAATCCGATGAAGCCGAATGCAAAGCCGCAGACGTTGACCGTTTCCGGCGACACGACAAGCTCCGTCACCAACATCCTCGTCGGCGAAGTCTGGATTGCCAGCGGCCAGTCGAACATGGAGCGCGAGCTTGGCCCTCGCGCAGGACAACAGCCCATCACCGACTGGGAGCGGGAAGTCGCTGCGGCGAAGTATCCGGAAATCCGCCAGTTTTATGTGGCTCAGACAAAATCGCTCACGCCGCAGACGACGGTGAAGGGCGAATGGACTGTCTGCTCGCCGGAGACGGTCACGAAATTCAGCGCCGTCGGTTACTTTTTTGCGCGCGATCTTTTTCAGGCGCGGCACGTTCCGATAGGCATCATCCACAGTTCATGGGGCGGCACGCCGGCAGAGGCATGGACGAGCGAGGCTGCGTTGGGAAAACTGCCGGACTTTGCCGGACCACTCACAGAGCTCAAAAAATACACCGCCGATCCTGATTTGGCACAGCGCAACGCACAGGCCAAGCAGGAGGAGTGGTTCCAAAAAGTCGATCCCGGCTCGAAGACCGGCGCGGTGTGGAGCGCGGCGGATTTGGACACGAGCGATTGGAAGACGATGATCTTGCCGACTGTCTTCGAGAACGCGGGCTACCCGGGCTTCGACGGCATTTTTTGGTTTCGACGCGCGTTTGATTTGCCGGAGAACTGGAATGGTGTCGATGCGGAGTTGCATCTGGGCGGAGTGGACGACAACGACACGACTTGGGTGAATGGGGAATTCGTGGGCGCGACGATCGGCTACGATAAGCAGCGTGCCTATCGAGTGCCGGGCAAGTTGCTGAAACGCGGCACCAATGTCATTGCCGTGCGTGTGATGGACACGGGCGCGAATGGCGGCATTTATGGTGGGGGCGATGCAATGCGTCTGGATTTCAACGCCGGAGGGGAGACGGATTCCATTCCTCTTACTGGTTCCTGGTTGTGCAAACAAAGCGTCTCTAGGAAGGAAACAGGATTTCCTCCCGACGATTTCACTCAGAGCCCAAGCGCGCCGACGGTGCTTTACAACGCGATGATCGCGCCGCTGCTGCCGTATGCGATGCGCGGCGTCATCTGGTATCAGGGCGAGTCGAATGTCGAGCGAGAGCGGCAGTATCGAAGCCTGTTTCCCGCGATGATCGCC
The nucleotide sequence above comes from Chthoniobacterales bacterium. Encoded proteins:
- a CDS encoding alpha-galactosidase, with product VRVYQKSLEDGASALCYLNMGEKESTVALDGLAGYGLGGIQQVRDLWQQKDLKNVEGSLRATVRPHGVMLYKLTPRSR
- a CDS encoding sialate O-acetylesterase, which translates into the protein MKTASILLTMLTVAATTGISAELNPLFQNNAVLQCDTRVPVWGTARDGEKIAVSFGEQKVSTVAKNGAWKIWLNPMKPNAKPQTLTVSGDTTSSVTNILVGEVWIASGQSNMERELGPRAGQQPITDWEREVAAAKYPEIRQFYVAQTKSLTPQTTVKGEWTVCSPETVTKFSAVGYFFARDLFQARHVPIGIIHSSWGGTPAEAWTSEAALGKLPDFAGPLTELKKYTADPDLAQRNAQAKQEEWFQKVDPGSKTGAVWSAADLDTSDWKTMILPTVFENAGYPGFDGIFWFRRAFDLPENWNGVDAELHLGGVDDNDTTWVNGEFVGATIGYDKQRAYRVPGKLLKRGTNVIAVRVMDTGANGGIYGGGDAMRLDFNAGGETDSIPLTGSWLCKQSVSRKETGFPPDDFTQSPSAPTVLYNAMIAPLLPYAMRGVIWYQGESNVERERQYRSLFPAMIADWRQAWGEGDFPFLFVQIAPFRDMRPEIREAQLLTLQSTKNTAMAVTIDCGDANDIHPAHKQPVGERLSLAARALAYGEHIEYSGPIFDSMKIVGAKAELHFTHLGGGLIAKEGELKGFTIAGAGEAFHPAQAKIVGETVVVSAPDVPQPVAVRYGWANVPEGNLFNRDGLPASPFRTDVD